The following DNA comes from Lonchura striata isolate bLonStr1 chromosome 4, bLonStr1.mat, whole genome shotgun sequence.
AACTGTTGACTAATGGCAGAGTGTGGCAAGGGCTTTATAGCACAATGTCACTGCTGAAAATTCCAGGCTTAGGTATGGTTTTTGGCCCCTGTTCATTTGTAAGATCATTTAATGGTTTTTTTTAGCTTTAAAGCTTGATTTGCCTAATCCAAAGTCTTGCTAAACTGCAAAATTTCCGTATGTATATGCATGTTCCACATTTGTGTTTTTAGAATTTTTCATTTACCACTGGGAAAgacttgcaaagaaaaaaacagaaacgtGTTATACCTTGGCTGAACATGTCTCTcagtaataaaaatacttcatttgTGGGCCAGGTTCAGGATAGCTGTTGCATGGAGGTGATTGCATTAATCCTTTAGATCTTTTGGTATATACCCACCATTGCTGCTTCTCCTTTGAGGGTCGTCCACTGTGGAACATCCACTGGTTGTGAACAGGAGGGAACTCTCAAGTGGTTTTGGGGAGTTAGAAGTACAGGTTGACatctttgcaatttttttccccatatttctCCTTTTGGCATCCTAGAGGTGTGAAATGAAGGTatattgcaaataaataaactttcatgttaggtttttttttcatgaaaaatgaTAATATGCTATTGATGGAAAGAGTTGTTGAGGATGCACAGtgcttaaaaacatttaaattaatttttaacaccAGGGTTTTAATGTTAAAACAACAACAGCTTTGCTAAACATTGACAGCTCGCTGTAATTTTATGTCAGCCAAAGTTCTGAAGAGTCTGGCCCACAAACAGCTTAGAAACAATTGTTGAAGAGAACATAGATCGAATGCTGAGGAAGcaatttcattaaataaaagcTTAATTTGATACTgttacatatttaaataaagcTACCTGTTCTTGGTAACAGTTCATGAGTCATCCTGGCATTGAGGCTATGGATTAAGGGATCTGTACACTACCACACTTCTTTCTGCTTGTATAGATTACCAAAAAAGAGTTTGCAGTACTCAAGAGtataatttaatgtattttctttccaacCTTTCTTGATGGATTCACTATGTTCTTTTTAGTTAGCTCTATCAGCTTCCTAATTGGAGCTTATTAAATGTTACTTCAATATAATGAGCTATATTTATTTCACAGGATGTTTGTGTTGGCAGCTGCCTGCATACATTTAATTCAGTGCTCTTGTGAGCATTTCACTGAGGCTTCCATAAAAGCTCCTGTATTTGAGCACAGGAAGCAGGAGCCCTCAAATGAAACTTGATTTGATCAATTTGTGAAGTAGGACGGATCACACATGGTGGTGTGGTCGTACTTGTGATGCTCACATTCCCTTAATTACAGGATTCTCATTCCATGAGAATGCCAAAGGCTTGCTTGCTCCCTTGTTTTCCACATGGCTGCCCTGTGTATAGTCTTGGAAACATTAAACCCAAATTTACATAGACATTTGTGTATGTAAGAGAATGCAGATACAATTACATCCATGTGAAGAGACTCACACGAAGCTTTTAAAGTATTCATGGGtgtaatttctatttcttgCTCAGACCAGCCCATTTTTTTTAGCACGCACCCCGTGTCAGTGTGCCTCATTTCTGCAGTGCAAGTTTGGGattcagtcttttctttctgaattctTACCCAAGTAACTTGGTTTGATTGTTAAGCTGTATTTACTGGTTTGATCAGTTCTTCCTGCTCCCATAGAATTAATGTTCTCTATTTTCCTCTAAGtgctctttctttcttctgggaTATTGTGAACTATACTAAATCATTGCATCATTTccacattttgcttttcatgtcTGGGTTAGGCAGCTTACAAAAAGAATATTTCTGAGGtttgagttttaaaaaatgctacACTTGATTATATGAGATGAGCTAAATATGTAATTGCTGGAGTTGATAGTGTGACTTTGAATTTACCTAAACACTTAGAGAAAGATTAAGTTCCAGGTGCATTCCCAGCAGCAGAAGTATTCTCACATGTTTTATTCTCTGAAAAGTGAATGCTTGAGTGATGGTATGATTTTGACTTTTTGGAAAAAGGGAGGTattgtttgctttatttaatATCCTTCATACCGAAGTGCATTTGCTGTTTACAGTCAAAACATATTTTCCTACCTGCTAGTTGTGCAAAGTAAATTTGGAATCTTCTTTTATGCATTATTAACAGCAATATTAATGTAATTGTGGATGTGGGAATGCTACAGTAGTTGCAAACTGAAAACCTTTCTTACAACTGTGGTAGTTCTACAGTAGAAGAAACATACATAATAAGCTCAATAGTGAGTTTATTATGAAAAAATTACATTCTTTGTTTCTAGAgttgatatttaaaaaataattcatattgAAAGCAAAAGATGTAATATAATGCACCACTGTAATGTATGACCTTATTTGCAGCTGTGTGTTAAACCATTACTTTTACATCTTTTTGCTTACAACATTTTATGTCATTTTCTTTTGCAGtataaagaaatgtaaaaattattatGAAGTCCTTGGAGTGTCAAAGGATGCAGGTGAAGAAGACCTAAAGAAGGCTTATAGAAAACTTGCTTTGAAATTCCACCCAGACAAAAACCATGCACCAGGAGCAACAGAGgcttttaaaagtaaaacacCATTTTTACTTGAAATTTCTTTTATGATTAATACAAATAAAACTTATTTATCTGCATTGATTACTTGTATTTTTACAAATACAAATGTGTTTTTTAGCTGTTGTTAAGCTGACATTTTtattcaagaaaatatttgacCTTTGTTGTATTAGAAGTATAGATAAATAACATGGACTTTGGCAGTAGAGCTTGGTTTCAGAAAATTGACTATAATGTTCAGTACAGGGAACAAATACTTGATCTGTGAAACTCAATTGCACTTTTTTACTGTTGTTGACTTAATGTAGTCATTGAATTATATTGCCTTGGATCTTTACTGTACTTGagatagaaaaaaagaaagcaatccTTGATAGTAAAATGCAGTTTTTACTGAATCACAGCCCATGCTAAGTTGCCTCTTCTGTAGAATTTCTTGTATGTGTGTAATTTTACTACTTTTTCTGCATAAAAACACCTGAGTTCAGTCATGGCCTTACTAGTAGTTGCCTTTGACCATTTTTTAGGTAAAATTTACAGTCTGACTTGACCTTATTTAATGCTGTCCAGCTTAGTCCTACACAAGGGAAGTTATTGAAGAAAAGCTTTCTAAAGGAAACTACAGCTTCATCTAAGATGAAGAAGAATGTGAATGTGTAAGAAATGATAATGCATAAACAATCTGATCGTggtgcatatttttatttttttcttgtgtgacGTTTACATGCAGACATTTGAAAAAATCATTCAGATAAAACACTTAAattggggagggaaaaaaaaaaaaaaaggtcctgaGCAAGATTTCTGATACAAACTTTAAGAggtaattataataatatattaacaATTCCAGGTGAAACGTAGatacagcagagcaggaaagtTAATTGCTATTGATTCCTTTAATAAAGCTAtgtgatttttaatattttaaagatgaTTTGGAATGCTAAAAGATAGCAATCATTTGCGTTATCTAGAAGATAGCTCTAAAAGATACTATTCCTATAAAATTGTCTCAGGCCCTGGGAATAAAATAGTTGTTCCTTGTTAATAGCATTTCAAATCatctttaaaatgttaaaaatctgcttcttaacattttatttgaCATGAGCACTTTTTACAAGTCTAATTTTTTCATCTGAATTTCACTTTCTGGTTTTTAACTAGATTAGtaaatgaacagaaaattttGTAGGGGAATCTCATTGaccaaaaattatttaatgacAACTACCATTTTCTTGCATTGAAATTATCATAATCCTTTTGTATGGCTGAGTAAATTTATGGTTTAGTTTTCCTTTAAAGTTATCTGATCAGTTTATGATATCAATCTGAGGAAAGGAGTTCATAATAATAGGTTTTATTTCATAATAACGGTTTATTTTAAGGAAAGGTCACATTATAAAACAGAATTGCATTTTATGATAGGTAAGATACTTACTTAGATCTTGACCTACCTAGTACTACTCTTTTATTGTACTGAGCAGTCTCACTGAAGTgagttttaaatcaaagttTGTGCAAATATAATAACTTCTGCCATCTTTTATCAATTTAATCAAAAGTCTTTCCTTTGAAACTTTTGAGTAGTGacgttttttcatttttgtcctttttgaaaagaaaattatattggAATCAAATCTGTTGTGAATTAGCACCAGATAATCAAGAGCAAGTAACAAGCACATTGTGACAGTATGGTAACTTCACTTTATTTGCAGTGACCCGATTTATCTGTCTAAGTTTTTAATTCTTGGGAacctctaaatttttattatcaATTTTATCCTTGTACTGAGCAACAGAGCAAtatctgatgtcagtttatatcATGCTTCAGTGCAAAATACCAGGCTTCATTTCTTTGGGTTTTCTCCTCCAGTTAAAGGAATTGCTTAGGTTTTTTCCTAAGGGCATCTTAAAAGACACATAGCTAAAATTCATTAACTTTTGCTTAGACTGGataatgtttaaaatattaattacaaaGCCACAAACTTATTTACCTGTGTTGAAGTTATAGTGTTGCACCTCTGACGAATTTTTGATGACTGATGGCTTTTCAACACTGAAAATCATAATCCCTGTGCCTTGGATTGGTTGGCTGCAAAAGGACTCTTTTGTTGGAGAGGTCTGGAGGAGAGAGTAGAGAGGAAGGCAGAAAGGGCTTAATGAAGATATGAGTGAAAGTTGTTCATCAAGTGGCAACACAAACTTTCCATCAATCTGCAAGATCATTATGCCTGTGCgcagcaagaaaaaaagcttCTAAAGTCAGCAATATATGTGGGTTCTCTCGCTGATTTTTCCATGCTTACCTAAGTGAGGGTTTTTCCCTTTCTACTGCCAAAATGGAAGCTGTTCATTTGTGATACCATAACATAAACAGGGAGAAGCATCCAGATCAGGCCCTCCAAATACTGAGGTAGTATTGACCGCCCGAGGAACACACACATTCCTGTCACATGTGCATGTTCGACTCCTCAGGTTACATCATGCAAAGCTTTGTGTTATTAATGCAATCCATAAATACCTTCAAAAGcatgaagaaaaatacattcaCACTCCTGTATACAATGAAGTTGATGCATTCTAAGAAATGACCACTTATCAAATGAAACCAAAGAAAACCTGCTGAGTCCATGATGGTTTTTTAAGCTAGCTGCTAGAGCAAAGTGCAATTACCCAGCTTCAGAGTCTCCTTAAAATGCTTGATGCTATTTTTGTAACTGCAGTGAGAGAGAACATTTCCACAAGGGTAGGTGTTCCCctagaaaaggaaacaaagctcTCCTGCCTTCTGCCTTTTTTAACAGGATAAAAGGCCTTTGAATAGCATTGGTGAGAAACTTTGTGGAAGTTATTCCAAGAAAAGTGGAGATGTTTCTAGACTTTGTTCTACTGTAGTTATTTTGTAACATACAGTAAATTACATCAATTGCTGCCTATTTTTGACTTTGAAATTGCAATTTTCATGCTGGAATAGCTTTTATCATGCATTTATGGgagttttgttttattccttGCTTCAGAAATCGGAAATGCGTATGCTGTGCTGAGTAATCCAGAAAAGCGAAAGCAGTATGACCTTACAGGCAGTGAAGAGCAAACTTGTAATCACCCTAGCAATGGCAGATTCAACTTCCATAGAGGTTGTGAGGCAGATATTACTCCAGAGGATCTGTTCAACATGTTTTTTGGAGGGGCCTTTCCAACAGGTATTTGTATACATCAGCTTAATTGTTGATATGTACTGCCCAGAGTGGCATTAGAGTTTATGACATTATAAAATAGTAGAATTATTTCAGCCAGCCATGAACCCCAACTCTACAATCTGCATAAGTTTATTTTTCCCTCAAGTGTTGCTAAATCCTAAAAATGTCAGTTCTTACTATCATGCAGCTTAAAATACTTACTTTAAGCAACTTTGTAATTTCAAGATACCTTAATGTTATTTTATGTGCTGTTGTGCAGTAATGTAAAGTGCTTTATGTTGCTTCTGTACTGACCTCTAAATAGTATTTTTGTACATGATTTAAATGTGGATGTTCCTTCCTCAGGTAGTGTACACTCATTTTCTAATGGTCGTGCTGGCTACAGCCATCCAAACCAGCACCGTCAGAGTGGGCACgagagggaggaagagaggggTGATGTAAGTTTAAGCACCATTGGCTTTAAACTACAAAATCTGCTTTCAGTATTGTGATTGTACAGGAGCTCTGTACTGTAGAGGAGGATTTGTACCTGCCAGCTGGGTATTTCAAACTTCAGCGGGTGGTTCGCTTACTGACTGGTAAACAGGCATGCAAATTTGAGAAGGTAATAGCCTGATTTTGTAAACCTGTTGTAGTATGTTACTCTCTTACTAGTGACTGGTATTATTAACCTATATATGGCACTAATTGTGGCCACTAGTCCTTGTATGCATTGATAAATTTATTTGGGCTGAGGTAAGAATTGAATGTATGGCTCAGTATTCACCTATATGAATTATCTCTAATCCTGTATAATCACATATCACTGTACAGATGAGACCAAATCATGATATACAACATAGCTGAATCCAGCTTTTATTTGGTAGTTGCTTGTGTGTATGTGCTAACCCATGAACTCCTGCAGCTTGAGCACTGTGTGAATATTGTATATGCAATTGAAAGTTCAAATAATACCACAGTGTTTGCAGTTACTGTTTTCCTAGTAGCTTTTGAGGCTTAAAGCAAAAAGTCACACTTAGCATTAAGTATTGTCAGATTTACCTGTTTGCTTGATGATTTATGAAATACCTGAATCTGTTTTGTTCCTTAGGGAGGTTTCTCTATGGTCATTCAGCTGATGCCTATTATTGTGTTGATCTTTGTCTCCTTGTTGAGCCAGTTGATGGTATCTAACCCTCCTTACGCCTTATACCCAAGATCGTAAGTAATGCTTCATTACATCACCTTAAAGCAGAGGCGAAGGTATTGCAATCACTTTCTCCCACTTAGAAGCATTGTG
Coding sequences within:
- the DNAJB14 gene encoding dnaJ homolog subfamily B member 14 isoform X2, which translates into the protein MKNGSTAGGGAYCRKPASNSDQSKPNSTKESNASAAGESGKGYSKDQMEGVLSIKKCKNYYEVLGVSKDAGEEDLKKAYRKLALKFHPDKNHAPGATEAFKKIGNAYAVLSNPEKRKQYDLTGSEEQTCNHPSNGRFNFHRGCEADITPEDLFNMFFGGAFPTGSVHSFSNGRAGYSHPNQHRQSGHEREEERGDGGFSMVIQLMPIIVLIFVSLLSQLMVSNPPYALYPRSSTGQTIKMQTENLGVIYYVNKDFRNEYKGVSLQKVEKSVEEDYVSNVRNNCWKERQQKTDLLYAAKVYRDDRLRKKAESMSMENCKELERLTSLYRGG